DNA from Roseimicrobium sp. ORNL1:
CTGCCCTCCGTGATCGCATCACGCTCATCGCCCGCGAACTCATCCCGCTCGCCAAGCCTCCTGCTTCTGCGTGATTACCATTCCCTGTTAGCGATCCGCTCACGTTCACTCCCATGGCTGTCATTCACGAAGACCGCCGAACGGTCAGCTTCAAGATTGTCTACTGTGGCACGCCCATCGGCGGCAAGACCACCAACCTCCAGCACATTCACAAGTGCCTGGATCCTGCGTCGCGTGGTGAGTTGGTAAGCCTCTCCACGGCGGCGGATCGCACGCTCTTCTTCGACTTCCTCGCGGTGGAAGCCCCCATCATGGATGGATACACCGCGAAGTTCCAGCTCTACACGGTGCCCGGCCAGGTGGCGTACAACGCCACCTACCAGCTCGTGATGCGCCAGGCGGACGGCCTTGTCTTCGTGGCAGATTCCCAGCTCGACCGCATGGCGGACAACCTGAAGTCCTGGGAGATCTTCCACGCCAACCTGCGTGGCAACGGCCAGTCGCTCGAACGTGTCCCGCTCGTGCTGCAGTACAACAAGCGTGACCTGCCGAACGCGGCTCCGGTGGAGTACCTGGACTACCTGCTGAACAACGGCGAGCGCCGGCACTACAGCTTCGAGGCGAATGCCGCTCGCGGACATAATGTGCTCACCACACTCAATGCCATTTCCCACGAGGTGCTCACTCGTTTCTCCCAGTGCATGACGGAGAATACCTACGAAGGCGAGCAGCAGAACAGCCCTGCCGTGACGGCGGAGCAGATGTCCGGTGATGAGACCGACAGCTTCATGGCCCGCAGACGCGCCATGCTGGCACGACGCACCGATAGCGCCGCGAGATAAATACACGCTGCAATGCGAGACCCACGTGGAGAATCGCGCCTCTGGATGCGTTGAAAGAGGCCCGTCCATGATTCCTCCTCGCCTCACCTCGTTCCTCCTCGCATTCGCGTTCCTCTTCTCCTGCGCCACCGCATCTACCTGCTTCGCTGCTCCACCAACATCTGCAGCGAGCTACGGTGAAGCTGCGTGCGAAGGTTCGTACAAGCGGCATGTGCAAGGCATCTGCACCAACGGCAAGGATGCCATCTACTGGTCATGGACCGAGGCGCTGGTGAAGACGGATCTGCAGGGTCATATTCTCAAAAACGTGCCTGCTGCCGATCATCATGGAGACCTGACCTATCACGACGGAAAGATCTACGTCGCGGTGAACCTCGGCAAGTTCAACCTGCCTGCCGGGAAGGCAGATTCGTGGGTGTTTGTTTATGATGCAGACTCGCTCGCAGAACTCTCACGCCATCCCGTACCCGAAGCCGTCCACGGCGCTGGGGGCATGACCTGGAAGGACGGGCACTTCTTCATTGTCGGCGGCCTGCCCACGGACGGGAAAGAAAACTACGTCTACGAATACGATGACAAGTTTACCTTCGTCCGCCGACATGTGCTGGATAGTGGATACACCCTGATGGGAATCCAGACGGTGGAATATACCAACGGCACCTGGTGGTTCGGCTGTTACGGCAAGCCTCCCGTACTGGTGCGTGCCGATGAGAACTTCAAGGTGACCGGGAAATGGGAATTCAACGCTGCCGTTGGCATCATTGCCCTCCCGGATGGCCGGTTCCTCATCGGGGAGAACAAGGTGGACAAGGAAAAGAAGAACACCGCGCGGGTGCGCTTCGCGCGGGTGGATGCGGAGAAGGGTCTGGTGCTGGAATCCGGGAAGTAAACTTTGTGGGGCAGATGCCGTGATCGACTACGCTGGCAACAGCAAAGCATCCCGTGAACGTCTCGTGAGAAGAACACACCATACCAGGATGCAATGCTCTTCGGCGGACCACCTTGCGCGAAGCGCCTTGGAGATAGTCTGAGACGGTCTGCAAGCGTGGAATGATGATTTTGTTCACCTCAAGTTGGAGCAAGCTGTGATGTGTCATCTGACTGGTGGCGCTTTTGAGAGGCAGTGAAGATGGATTGGTCGTAGGGTTTGCGATCCTTCCAGATGCGCCAGAGGATGCGCAGCCAGCGCCAGGCCAGGGCTCGGACGGCCGTGTGGTGGTTTTTACCCTTGGCGCATTGACGCTCATAAAACTGGAGCGCCCAGTCGCAAAACTTGATGGAACACGCTGCGAACTCGTGGAAGGTCTGGCGCAGGTATTTGGGACAGGCGTGACGTCGCAGGATGAGGCTGGTCTTGCCGCTGGATTTGCGTACCGGAGACAGGCCGCTGAAGTTCTGCAGGGCTTGGGCGTCGGCCCAGCGCTCCCGCTGCGAGCCCATGGCGCACAGCAGTCGGGGTTCCAGCGCCGCCCCCGCACCGGGAAGGCTTTTGAAGATGAAGGCATCGGGATGCGCTTCGTAGAGTTCGTGGATGCGCTTGTCGTAGTCTTCGATGGCCGGCAGCAAGGTGCGCAACTGGCGCACCAGTCGGGCTACCTCCAACTCAGCAGGCAGCAGCACGGCATGGTCGTGAACCAGCGCAGTAGCTTTGGCAATGAGGTCCAGTCGCTGCTGCACCCATGCTTCACGCCGCACGTGGTGCTTGTAGAAGAGTGAGCGCAACCGATGGGGTTTGGCCGCCTGCAGCTTCTGGAGAGTAGGCCAGCGTTGCAGCAGTTCCAAGAGCATGGGATTGGCCATTTCACGGCACAACTCGAGGGCCACCGGATAGCACAACTTCAACTGGCTGGTGAGTTGGTTGGTCAGGGCCGTGCGCTCATCCACCGCATGGCGGCGGTTGCGGCACAGGGCGTCCAGCAGGCGGGTCTGCTCATCATCAGGCTGCCACAGACGCAGTTGGTCGCGATGGCGGTAGAGCATGTCCTCGATGGCATCGGCATCGGTGTTGTCGGCCTTGGCTCCACTGGAGCGAAAAGCCTTGCGGTAGTTGGCTGAAGCCAGGGTGGGAATGGCGTAAATATCGATGAAGTCAGTGTGCTCCATGAGGGCATAAATGAGCACGCTGCGGCTCTGCTCCACGGCCACGGCAATGCGGTGGCCTCCAAAGTGGGTGCGCAGTTGCTGCAACCAGGCTGATACTTCGGCGGTGGCAAAGCTGCCGCGGTGCAACCGGGTGGGCTGGGCCACATCGCGCCGGGTGTAAAACTGCTTTTGATCCCCCCAGTCAATGCCGATGAAGGCCTCATAGACAGGGGCAGGAACCGGTGGGGGTGGCGGGCAGGAGTCCGCCGCAGGAGAAGCAAGACAGGAGTCAGGGGCCGGTGACAGCCCGCTGGGTGGGGAAGCTTTCATAAGCCAATGGAAGGTTGCGCTCCGGAGAGCTTGGGCCGACATTGGGCATGCAGCTGCAGGCTTGAACGAAGGACTTATAGAGATTCGTCAAAGCGAAAAAGTCTGAGCATTCGTTGGGGCCTGGAGACACATCCACAGTCGAAATTCTCCAAACAAGCATCATGTGCTCAGTGCGCAGATTCGTGCCGTGGATGTGCATGCACCGGGCGGTGGCGGCCACCACCGCCCGGCCTCCGAAGTCTAACTCACCACGCCCAACGGGCGCGGCGGAAAGTTATTCACAAATCGGCGGCCACCACGCAGCTCCTTGCGGCTGCCACAGGCCGCCGATTGATGAATAACTTCCGAGGCAACTATAAGTGCGTGTGCGAAGCACCGCTTTGGTGGGAAGCTTTGGGGTGCGGAGCTTCGAGCAGGAACATTTATGCCAGGTAGTTTTGCATCACAGGGACGCCTCGAGCTGCGAGCTCCGCTTAGGTCAGGAGTAGATCCTGCATTATCCACCTCGCGGCGTTTCCTCCCAAAGCGGTGCTTCGCACACGCACTCCAAGGCGCTTCGCGCAAGGTGGCACCCGCATGGGATGCATGTTGCCTGGCACGTCGGACATCTCACGAGACGTGCCGACGCCTCCCACACAAAGGCCAGCCTTAACTCTTCATTCTTATTTAAACGTGATCTCAGCCCTGGCTGAGGCCTGCTCACGTACGGCCTTGCCAATCACGGTATCGAGTGTCTTGCCTTCGCCGCTCTCCTTTTGCTGGGTGGCCACGTAGGTTTGACGCTCGTTGTTCAATTCACGGATGCGGGTCTGGAGTTTCTCACGTTCGGCGCATTTCTGCTCCACATAGGCAGCGCGCTCTTCGGGCTTCAGTTTCTTCATCTCCTCCGGTAGGTCGCCTTCCTTCACGGCCTCCAGATTCACATCACCCTTCTTGCACGCGTCCACGAGATCCCAGCTGCCATTGTAGTAGGAGGATGAGGCCTTCGAGACAGCGCGCTGCACGGGAGCTCCGGCGGAAGCCTTCGCGCCCGCATTGTTGTCCTGACGCACCTGGTTGTCCTTCCCGGCCCTGCCCTTGTCGCCGTAGATGATATACGTGTTATTCAGCTCGATGCTGAGCTTCGTGATCTCCTCGTCCTGGGGAGCCTTCACATGCACCACGGCCTTGTCCTGGTCGATGGTGAGGAACTTGCCTTCCGCAAGGTGCGCGCCTCTTCTCCAGCCACCGTTCGCGCCATCGGTCTCGCTGCCGCAGTGGATCGTATTCACCACCACGCCTTTCGAGATGGCGCTGCGGCAGGTCTCATCCGCGCCGACTGGCCCCTGCGTGAAGGGCTCGTTCCCCGCGATGAAGATGGCCTTGTACACGGTGGGTGACTTGTCCCACGCGAGGTTATCAATGGCTTCACGAATGACCGCACCGCAGTACTCGCTGCCACCATTGGTGGTGAGCTTGAAGAGTTCATCGGACACCTTGTCCAAGTCGCGTGTGAAGGGCAGGATCTGCCTCACAAAGTTCGTGCCCGCGCTCAGGTTATTGTTGCCGTACTCATAGAGCGCGACGTGCACCACAGGAATCTTGTCCCCCTGCTTCGCGTCCTTGAATTCGTTCACAATCTTCCAGAGCTGGGTCTTTGCCTGCTCGATGAGGCCGTCCATGCTGTTGCTGGTATCCAGGAGGAGGGCGATTTGCACCGGCGTCTCCTTCTGATCCACCTCCAAATGAGGCTCAAGCTTCGTGGTCAGCGGATTCTTGGGCTTGTCGATCACTGCCTCCTCCGCGTGGGAGTTCACCATGGCAAAGGCGAACAGAGCCGTGCCCCCGAGAACGAGACTGCTGAAAATTTGAGGTATGGGTTTCATGACACCCCAGCGTAGACCCGCTGGGAGTGTCTTCTGTAAACGGTGGGTAAAATGGGAGATGGTGTATCATCTCACGAACCAGAAGCACACCACCGCAATCGCTGTGGGCGGGAGCGCGCCCAAGAACAAACCCAGAGGACTGATCCCCTCATCGCCGAAGGCCTTCGCCTTTTGCAGGATGCCTACGCCGGCGGGGTTGGGGGCATTGGCGATCACCGTGAGACCACCACCCGTGACTGCACCAGCGACGAGGGCGTACTTCAATGATTCATCAATGCCCTCCACCAGTGAGCCGAGGTAAGTGAGCGCCGCATTGTCCGTAATCGCCGTCAATGCGGTGGCGCCGAAGAAGAGGGTGGCGCCATCGAGGCTCGCGATGAGCGGCTTGAGCCAGTAGGCCTGCAGCGAGCCAAGGGTCACCAGACCCGCAAGAAAGAAACCCACCAGCAGGCCTTCGCGGAGCTTGAGATTGTCCTGATACTCTCGTGTCGCGGTTACCAATCCGAGGAAAAGCATGAACACGCCGAAGAACACATCCGGGTGATGCGCAAAAGCCACCACCGCGGCGAGAAACAGCACGTGCATGGTGGTGAGCCACACGGGGATGGGTTGCACTTTGTGCGACGCGACTTCGAGGGCGTTCAGTTCCTTGCGGAAATACCAGGCCACCAGTGCGGTGGAAGCAATGCAACTCAGCGCGGCGCGCCAGCCGAAGTGGGTAAACATGTAGGCGGTGTCCCAATTCCACTTCGCAGCGACCATGAGCACCGGCGGCGCAGCGAAATGCGTGAGCGTGCCCCCGATGGAAATATTCACAAACAGCAGGCCGAGGGTGGCATAGGCAAACTTCCGCGTGATGCCATGGTCGAAGTAACGACGCTTCAGCACCAGGGCGAGGAGCGTCATGGCGGCAGGCTCCGTGATGAAGGAACCAAGCAGAGCGCCCACCGAGAGAGCGGCCAGGTAGAATGCCATCGACTCCTTGAAAGGCAGCAGCCTCGCCACCGCGGAAATCATGGACTCTGCGAGCCGCACCACCGGACGTGTGGCGGCCACCACCATGACCACCAGCACGAACTTTGGCTCGGTGAAGTTCAAGCTCTCGATGTAGTGCACCGCCTCGTGCACGGACTGCTTCAGCGCGATGATTCCGACGAAAAGCGCCGAGGCCCAGAGACCGAAGACCACCTCGGTCTCCGCGAGGAAGTGCAGCAAGTTCTCCTGGATCGAGCCCTTGGGATACTTGTGCGCCCAATGGGCAAAGCGCTGAACGCAGAAGGTGTGCAGTACCGCCACTGCAAAGAGCACGGTGGCAAGGACTTCCATGGGGGCAGGGGTCATCGTCGGGATCGTCTGAACGTTTTGGAGACGATGGCGACCCTACCATCGAGATGTGACACTCCCGTGACGCGAAAAAGGCATCACAGAACCCTTTGTTTTGGACACGCTGAGGTTAGTGGAGAGTACTGGTGTGTCAATGGAAGCCGGGCAGAAGTGATCCTTCGTTGCACGATTACCAACAAGTCGGGAAGGCCTTGGCAAATACCGTCCACTCGCTAAATAATTGAGGCCTCCCGACGGGTGCTAAAATGGCCCGCGAGGCCCCGTTGCCTTCTCCAGCGTCGTATCCATTTGGGCTCCTAAAATTTGCTTGTCCAAGATGGTCCGAACGGGACTGTAGCCTTTACACTCTTTGCGTTTCTCCGCTCTAGTAGATTTGATGATCATGAAGAAGAAGCACCCCATCCTCACCCTCTGCCTCGCGGCGGCCACGGCCGGCGCGTTCGGTGCCGCGGCGCCGCTGGCACACGCGGCTCCGGCCAATCTGTTCGTGGAAGCTGAATCCTTCCAGGACCAGGGCGGCTGGGTGCTGGACACACAGTTCATCGATGCCATGGGCTCGCCCTACCTCATGGCCCATGGCCTTGGGAAGCCCGTGAAGGACGCCTTCACCACGGTGAAGAATGCCACCGCCGGCAAGTACCGCGTGTGGATCCGCACGAAGAACTGGGTCGGCCCCTGGGATGCCCCTGGAGCCCCCGGACGCTTCCAGGTCTCCGTGAACGGCAAGTCACTGGGCAAGGATTTCGGCACGCAGGGCAAGGACTGGCTCTGGGAAGACGGTGGCGAAGTGGAACTGCCCGCCGGTGAGACGAAGCTGAGCATCCAGGACCAGACCGGCTTCAACGGCCGCGTGGACGCCATCCTCTTCACGAGCGATCTGAAGTTCACCCCGCCCTCGGAAAAGAAGGCACTGGCGTCCTTCCGCCACAAGAGTCTCGGCCTGCCTGATGAGGCCCCTGCGACGAAGGAATACGACCTCGTGGTCGTGGGTGGTGGCTACGCCGGCATGGGTGCCGCCATCAGTGGCGCCCGCCAGGGTCTCTCCGTCGCGCTGGTGCAGAACCGCCCCGTGCTGGGTGGCAACGGCTCCAGCGAAGTGCAGGTGTGGGCGCAGGGCGGCACCCGCCGTGGCCTGTATCCGCACCTTGGCGAAATCGTGGAAGAATTCACCGACCGCGCCAGCAACAGCCCCGGTTTCGTGGAGGAGTACGGTGACAAGTTGAAGGAGCAGGTCGTGCGCGACGAGAAGAGCATCGACCTCTACCTCAACAACCACGTGTGGAAAGTGGAGATGGCCAAGGGCAAGGACAAGAAGATCGTGGGTGCCATCGCGCTGAACACGAAGACGGGTGAGGAAAAGAACATCCGCGGCAAGTTTTTCGTGGACTCCACGGGTCATGGCAACCTCGGCGCGCTCGCCAATGCTGCCTACACCATGCTCGAAAAAGGCCACCTTGGCATGAGCAACATGTGGGTGGTGTCCAAGACGGACAAGGCGCAGGACTGGCCCGAGACTCCCTGGGCGCTCGACCTGGAGCCCGACAAGGACTTCCCCACGCCGAAGGTCTTCAAGCCTCTTAAGAACAATGTCATCGGCGCCAACAAGCCCGCCCCTGACCTCAGCCACTTCAAGGTGTCCGACTTCCTCCACGGGGAGTGGTTCTGGGAGAGCGGCTTCGACAAGCATCCCATCGAGGAGCTGGAAATCGTGCGTGACTGGAACCTGCGCGCCCTTTTCGGCGCCTTCTCGGGCCTGCGCAAGAAGGACCCTGCGAAGTATGCGGACTACGCCTTCCAGTGGGTGGCCTATGTGGGCGGCACGCGTGAGTCCCGCCTGCTGACGGGTGATGTGGTGCTGAACGAAGACGACATCGTCAGCGGCAAACAGTTCCCGGATGGTTGCGTGCCCACCACGTGGGACATCGACCTTCACTACCCGAAGGAGCAGTACATGACCAAGTACAAGGACAATCCCTTCATCTCCCGCGCCGCCTTCGGCAAGGGTGTGGACCGCAAGAATGGCTACCCCATTCCCTACCGCTCCTTCTACTCGAAGAACATCGACAACCTCTTCATGGCTGGCCGCTGCATCTCGGTGGATCACAGCGCGCTGGGCACCATCCGCGTGATGCGTACCTGCGGCATGATGGGTGAAGTGGTGGGCAAGGCCGCGTACCTCACCGTGCGTCACGAGACCACGCCGCGTGGTGTGTATGAGCAGTACCTCGACAACCTCAAGGACCTCATGACCAAGCCCGGC
Protein-coding regions in this window:
- a CDS encoding GTPase domain-containing protein; this translates as MAVIHEDRRTVSFKIVYCGTPIGGKTTNLQHIHKCLDPASRGELVSLSTAADRTLFFDFLAVEAPIMDGYTAKFQLYTVPGQVAYNATYQLVMRQADGLVFVADSQLDRMADNLKSWEIFHANLRGNGQSLERVPLVLQYNKRDLPNAAPVEYLDYLLNNGERRHYSFEANAARGHNVLTTLNAISHEVLTRFSQCMTENTYEGEQQNSPAVTAEQMSGDETDSFMARRRAMLARRTDSAAR
- a CDS encoding IS110 family transposase; this encodes MKASPPSGLSPAPDSCLASPAADSCPPPPPVPAPVYEAFIGIDWGDQKQFYTRRDVAQPTRLHRGSFATAEVSAWLQQLRTHFGGHRIAVAVEQSRSVLIYALMEHTDFIDIYAIPTLASANYRKAFRSSGAKADNTDADAIEDMLYRHRDQLRLWQPDDEQTRLLDALCRNRRHAVDERTALTNQLTSQLKLCYPVALELCREMANPMLLELLQRWPTLQKLQAAKPHRLRSLFYKHHVRREAWVQQRLDLIAKATALVHDHAVLLPAELEVARLVRQLRTLLPAIEDYDKRIHELYEAHPDAFIFKSLPGAGAALEPRLLCAMGSQRERWADAQALQNFSGLSPVRKSSGKTSLILRRHACPKYLRQTFHEFAACSIKFCDWALQFYERQCAKGKNHHTAVRALAWRWLRILWRIWKDRKPYDQSIFTASQKRHQSDDTSQLAPT
- a CDS encoding vWA domain-containing protein is translated as MKPIPQIFSSLVLGGTALFAFAMVNSHAEEAVIDKPKNPLTTKLEPHLEVDQKETPVQIALLLDTSNSMDGLIEQAKTQLWKIVNEFKDAKQGDKIPVVHVALYEYGNNNLSAGTNFVRQILPFTRDLDKVSDELFKLTTNGGSEYCGAVIREAIDNLAWDKSPTVYKAIFIAGNEPFTQGPVGADETCRSAISKGVVVNTIHCGSETDGANGGWRRGAHLAEGKFLTIDQDKAVVHVKAPQDEEITKLSIELNNTYIIYGDKGRAGKDNQVRQDNNAGAKASAGAPVQRAVSKASSSYYNGSWDLVDACKKGDVNLEAVKEGDLPEEMKKLKPEERAAYVEQKCAEREKLQTRIRELNNERQTYVATQQKESGEGKTLDTVIGKAVREQASARAEITFK
- a CDS encoding putative Na+/H+ antiporter, with the translated sequence MTPAPMEVLATVLFAVAVLHTFCVQRFAHWAHKYPKGSIQENLLHFLAETEVVFGLWASALFVGIIALKQSVHEAVHYIESLNFTEPKFVLVVMVVAATRPVVRLAESMISAVARLLPFKESMAFYLAALSVGALLGSFITEPAAMTLLALVLKRRYFDHGITRKFAYATLGLLFVNISIGGTLTHFAAPPVLMVAAKWNWDTAYMFTHFGWRAALSCIASTALVAWYFRKELNALEVASHKVQPIPVWLTTMHVLFLAAVVAFAHHPDVFFGVFMLFLGLVTATREYQDNLKLREGLLVGFFLAGLVTLGSLQAYWLKPLIASLDGATLFFGATALTAITDNAALTYLGSLVEGIDESLKYALVAGAVTGGGLTVIANAPNPAGVGILQKAKAFGDEGISPLGLFLGALPPTAIAVVCFWFVR
- a CDS encoding FAD-dependent oxidoreductase: MKKKHPILTLCLAAATAGAFGAAAPLAHAAPANLFVEAESFQDQGGWVLDTQFIDAMGSPYLMAHGLGKPVKDAFTTVKNATAGKYRVWIRTKNWVGPWDAPGAPGRFQVSVNGKSLGKDFGTQGKDWLWEDGGEVELPAGETKLSIQDQTGFNGRVDAILFTSDLKFTPPSEKKALASFRHKSLGLPDEAPATKEYDLVVVGGGYAGMGAAISGARQGLSVALVQNRPVLGGNGSSEVQVWAQGGTRRGLYPHLGEIVEEFTDRASNSPGFVEEYGDKLKEQVVRDEKSIDLYLNNHVWKVEMAKGKDKKIVGAIALNTKTGEEKNIRGKFFVDSTGHGNLGALANAAYTMLEKGHLGMSNMWVVSKTDKAQDWPETPWALDLEPDKDFPTPKVFKPLKNNVIGANKPAPDLSHFKVSDFLHGEWFWESGFDKHPIEELEIVRDWNLRALFGAFSGLRKKDPAKYADYAFQWVAYVGGTRESRLLTGDVVLNEDDIVSGKQFPDGCVPTTWDIDLHYPKEQYMTKYKDNPFISRAAFGKGVDRKNGYPIPYRSFYSKNIDNLFMAGRCISVDHSALGTIRVMRTCGMMGEVVGKAAYLTVRHETTPRGVYEQYLDNLKDLMTKPGAMRRDSIEGQLYMPANAAKLPELVEDSINPAKLEGLVIDDEDAELTGSWTKGEGLKPHVNKGYSYTGAAGASARFPFSVKETGTYEVRIAWQPHQNRGTTVPVSVLSADGQKDFTVDQSKPADLKLGFHSLGKFKFEAGAEAAVTFRTEGAKGNVHLDAVQVLPAK